One Pseudomonadota bacterium genomic region harbors:
- a CDS encoding acetolactate synthase large subunit: MKASDLFVRCLEDEGVGYIFGVPGEENLDFVESLRTSHIRLIVTRHEQSAGFMAATVGRLSGIPGVCLSTLGPGATNLVTAAAYAQLGAMPMCMITGQKPIYTSKQGHFQIIDAVAMMQPLTKFTKQVVEADRIPSIVREAFKKAEAERPGAVHIELPEDVAAEATSNPPFAVKKVRRPDANERAVAIAAEMIAQARSPLLLIGAGANRKRVSQLLLRFVQKTGIPFFNTQMGKGVIPEDHPLFLGTAALSDHDYVHCAVDRSDLVINVGHDVIEKPPFFMEAGGPKVIHINFVPAEVDEIYFPQHEIVGDIANALWQLSKRVHAQPHWDFAYFMRVKQFVDEKIAERSDSDSFPVLPQRLVADVRAVLGPLDILTLDNGMYKLWFARNYRALGANTLFLDNALATMGAGFPSAMAAKMICPERKVVAVCGDGGFMMNSQELETAVRLDLDLSVIILTDSGYGMIKWKQEHAGFADWGLDFTNPDFVKYAQCYGALGHRVTRTEDLRGLLDECVNSPGVHLIDVPVDYSENARVLTRELKEKTCIA, translated from the coding sequence ATGAAAGCGAGTGATCTCTTCGTCAGATGCCTCGAGGATGAGGGGGTAGGGTACATCTTCGGCGTGCCAGGCGAAGAAAATCTGGACTTCGTCGAGTCCCTGCGCACCTCGCACATCCGCCTCATCGTCACCCGCCACGAGCAATCGGCCGGCTTCATGGCGGCCACGGTGGGCCGTCTCAGCGGCATCCCGGGTGTGTGTCTATCGACCTTGGGACCGGGCGCGACCAACCTCGTGACTGCGGCCGCCTATGCACAGCTCGGGGCCATGCCGATGTGCATGATCACCGGGCAGAAGCCCATCTACACCAGCAAGCAGGGGCATTTCCAGATCATTGACGCGGTGGCGATGATGCAGCCCCTCACCAAGTTCACCAAACAGGTCGTCGAGGCCGATCGGATCCCGTCCATCGTCCGCGAGGCCTTCAAGAAGGCGGAGGCCGAGCGCCCCGGGGCCGTACATATCGAGTTGCCCGAGGACGTCGCGGCAGAGGCCACCAGCAACCCGCCCTTCGCCGTGAAAAAGGTGCGCCGTCCCGACGCCAACGAGCGTGCCGTGGCCATCGCGGCGGAGATGATCGCACAGGCGCGATCCCCGCTGCTCCTGATCGGAGCGGGTGCGAATCGCAAGCGGGTCTCCCAGTTGCTCCTGCGTTTCGTCCAAAAGACCGGCATCCCGTTCTTCAACACCCAGATGGGCAAAGGGGTGATCCCGGAGGACCACCCCTTGTTCCTCGGCACCGCCGCGCTCTCGGACCACGACTACGTGCACTGCGCCGTTGACCGCTCCGATCTCGTGATCAACGTCGGCCACGATGTGATCGAGAAACCCCCCTTCTTCATGGAAGCCGGCGGGCCCAAGGTCATCCATATCAACTTCGTCCCCGCCGAGGTGGACGAGATCTACTTCCCGCAGCACGAGATCGTCGGGGACATCGCCAACGCCCTGTGGCAGTTGTCGAAGCGGGTACACGCGCAGCCGCACTGGGATTTCGCCTATTTCATGCGCGTCAAACAATTCGTCGATGAAAAGATCGCCGAGCGCTCCGATTCGGACAGCTTCCCGGTCCTCCCCCAGCGTCTGGTGGCCGATGTGCGGGCCGTGCTCGGGCCTCTCGACATCCTGACCCTGGACAATGGGATGTACAAGCTCTGGTTTGCCAGAAACTATCGCGCGCTCGGGGCCAACACGCTGTTTCTGGACAATGCGCTGGCCACCATGGGGGCGGGGTTCCCGTCCGCGATGGCGGCCAAGATGATCTGCCCGGAGCGCAAGGTGGTGGCCGTGTGCGGCGATGGCGGCTTCATGATGAACAGCCAGGAGCTCGAGACGGCGGTGCGCCTCGACCTCGACCTCTCGGTGATCATTCTGACCGACAGCGGTTACGGGATGATCAAATGGAAGCAGGAGCATGCGGGGTTCGCGGATTGGGGGCTCGACTTCACCAACCCCGATTTCGTCAAATACGCGCAATGCTACGGGGCCCTGGGCCACCGTGTCACGAGGACCGAGGACCTGCGGGGACTCCTGGATGAATGCGTCAATTCTCCCGGGGTGCATCTCATCGATGTCCCCGTGGATTATTCGGAAAACGCCCGGGTGTTGACCCGGGAGTTGAAGGAAAAGACCTGTATCGCCTGA
- a CDS encoding insulinase family protein has product MSLRRSIQTLRVGYLAVVLACPAAGVAAAEVREFKLDNGLKLIVQEDHRAPVAVSQVWYKVGSSYEHAGITGVSHALEHMMFQGTERHPAGEFSRLISASGGEENAFTGSDYTVYFQKMAKENLSLSFELEADRMRGLTLPEQEFAKEIKVVMEERRLRTDDRPESLMAETAMAVAFETSPYRHPIIGWMHDLEAMTVADLRGWYERWYAPNNATLVVVGDVEPGVVFELAKRYFGPLASSTRPALKPAREVAQKGQRRVTVREVARLPQLLMAYKVPVLTSAVANPSPAARAEVFALEVLAELLSGGDSARLPRHLLREQEVAASANAGYNLADRLESLFTVEAIPAEGRDLKALETALRREIERLRSETVPAEEMDRVKARVIARKVFEQDSMMYQAMVIGLLESVGLDWRLKDRYLEAVKAVTAEEVRQVATRYLVDDGLTVAVLEPLPAPAAGKD; this is encoded by the coding sequence GTGAGTTTGCGTCGATCGATACAAACGTTACGAGTCGGGTACCTGGCCGTTGTGCTCGCGTGCCCGGCCGCCGGGGTGGCCGCGGCCGAGGTCCGGGAATTCAAGCTCGACAACGGGCTCAAGCTCATCGTCCAGGAGGACCACCGCGCCCCGGTAGCGGTCTCCCAGGTCTGGTACAAGGTCGGTTCGAGCTACGAGCATGCGGGCATCACCGGCGTCTCGCACGCCTTGGAGCACATGATGTTTCAGGGCACCGAGCGACATCCCGCGGGGGAGTTCTCGCGCCTCATCTCCGCGTCCGGCGGGGAGGAGAACGCCTTCACCGGCAGCGACTACACGGTCTATTTCCAGAAGATGGCCAAGGAAAACCTGTCGCTCAGCTTCGAGCTGGAGGCCGACCGGATGCGCGGCCTGACGCTTCCCGAGCAGGAGTTCGCCAAGGAGATCAAGGTGGTCATGGAGGAGCGCCGGTTGCGCACCGACGACAGGCCCGAGTCCCTGATGGCCGAGACCGCCATGGCCGTGGCCTTCGAGACCAGCCCCTATCGCCACCCCATCATCGGCTGGATGCACGACCTGGAGGCCATGACGGTCGCGGATCTGCGCGGCTGGTACGAGCGCTGGTACGCCCCCAACAACGCGACCTTGGTGGTGGTGGGCGATGTCGAGCCCGGGGTCGTGTTCGAGCTCGCCAAGCGCTACTTCGGGCCCCTGGCCTCGAGCACGCGTCCGGCGCTCAAGCCGGCGCGCGAGGTGGCGCAGAAGGGCCAGCGGCGCGTGACGGTGCGGGAGGTGGCGCGGCTGCCGCAGCTCCTCATGGCCTACAAGGTCCCAGTGCTCACGAGCGCGGTCGCGAACCCCTCCCCGGCAGCGCGCGCCGAGGTTTTCGCCCTGGAGGTCCTGGCGGAGCTCCTGAGCGGTGGCGACAGCGCGCGTCTCCCACGCCACCTGCTGCGCGAGCAGGAGGTCGCCGCCAGCGCGAACGCGGGGTACAACCTCGCCGATCGCCTGGAGAGCCTGTTTACCGTGGAGGCGATCCCGGCGGAGGGCCGTGATCTAAAGGCCCTGGAAACGGCGCTGCGGCGTGAGATCGAGCGCCTCCGGAGCGAAACGGTGCCGGCCGAGGAGATGGATCGGGTCAAGGCCCGGGTCATCGCCCGCAAGGTGTTCGAGCAGGACTCGATGATGTACCAGGCCATGGTGATCGGTCTCCTGGAGAGCGTCGGGCTCGACTGGCGGCTCAAGGACCGGTACCTCGAGGCGGTGAAGGCAGTCACGGCCGAAGAGGTCCGCCAGGTGGCGACCCGATATCTCGTCGATGATGGCCTGACCGTCGCGGTCCTCGAACCGCTGCCGGCGCCGGCCGCGGGGAAGGACTAG
- a CDS encoding insulinase family protein — translation MARRVWLFLALWPVVGFGLPQIETWNTTNGARVYFVRAPELPMVDVRVAFDAGSARDRGQWGLAGLTNAVLAEGAGGLTAQTLNERFEATGAQFGHSVGRETASVELRSLTESPYLERGVETLALVLQKPDFPVEALERERKLMLTALRQREQEPAAIAEDRFMGVLYQDHPYGSPPHGSAKTLGALKRDDLLGHYRHYYCGRNAVIGLVGDLTRPQAASIAEKLVASLPTGSAAPPVPPAPRIEKPIEIHVPYPSSQTHIWVGRAGLARLDPDYFPLYLGNHVLGGGGFISRLYKEVREKRGLSYSAYSYFQPMRVAGPFIAGLQTSFAQADQALAVMRETLTKFVAEGPSATEREASVKNITGGFPLRIDSNDEVIEYLILIGFYGLPLDFLDTYVDRIRAVSLTDIGAAFKRRMDPAGLVTVTIGPQGKPPPGNPAPPLEPAPAGRHR, via the coding sequence ATGGCACGGCGCGTCTGGCTCTTCTTGGCCCTGTGGCCGGTGGTGGGGTTCGGCCTGCCGCAGATCGAGACCTGGAACACCACGAACGGCGCGCGCGTCTACTTCGTGCGCGCCCCGGAGCTACCGATGGTGGACGTGCGCGTGGCCTTCGATGCCGGGAGCGCACGTGACCGGGGGCAATGGGGCCTCGCCGGGCTCACCAACGCCGTCCTGGCCGAAGGCGCGGGCGGCCTGACGGCACAGACGCTGAACGAGCGCTTCGAGGCCACGGGGGCGCAGTTCGGCCACAGCGTGGGACGCGAGACGGCCTCGGTCGAGCTGCGCAGCCTCACCGAGTCCCCTTATCTGGAGCGCGGGGTCGAGACCCTGGCGCTGGTCCTCCAGAAGCCGGATTTTCCCGTAGAGGCCCTGGAGCGCGAGCGCAAGCTCATGCTGACCGCCTTGAGGCAACGCGAGCAGGAGCCCGCGGCGATCGCCGAGGACCGCTTTATGGGCGTCCTCTATCAAGACCACCCCTATGGCTCGCCCCCGCACGGTAGCGCCAAGACCCTCGGCGCCCTCAAGCGCGACGACCTGCTCGGCCACTACCGGCACTATTACTGTGGCCGCAACGCGGTCATCGGGCTGGTCGGCGATCTCACGCGCCCGCAGGCGGCGTCGATCGCGGAAAAGCTCGTCGCCTCACTCCCCACCGGTAGCGCGGCCCCGCCCGTGCCGCCGGCGCCCCGGATCGAGAAACCGATCGAGATCCACGTCCCCTATCCCTCCAGCCAGACCCACATCTGGGTCGGGCGCGCCGGCCTCGCACGGCTCGATCCCGACTATTTTCCGCTCTATCTGGGCAATCATGTGCTGGGCGGTGGCGGGTTTATCTCGCGGCTGTACAAGGAGGTGCGCGAGAAACGCGGCCTGTCCTACAGCGCCTATAGTTATTTCCAGCCCATGCGCGTCGCCGGGCCTTTCATCGCCGGCCTGCAGACGAGCTTCGCGCAAGCGGATCAGGCGCTCGCCGTCATGCGGGAGACGCTCACGAAGTTCGTCGCCGAGGGTCCATCCGCCACCGAGCGGGAGGCCTCGGTCAAGAACATCACCGGTGGCTTTCCCTTGCGCATCGACAGCAACGACGAGGTCATCGAGTACCTGATCCTCATCGGTTTCTACGGCCTGCCGCTCGATTTCCTCGATACCTATGTGGACCGCATCCGCGCCGTCTCGCTCACGGACATCGGGGCCGCCTTTAAACGCCGCATGGACCCGGCCGGCCTCGTCACCGTCACCATCGGGCCGCAAGGCAAACCCCCGCCGGGCAACCCGGCCCCGCCGCTCGAACCGGCGCCCGCCGGCCGGCATCGTTAG
- the rsmD gene encoding 16S rRNA (guanine(966)-N(2))-methyltransferase RsmD encodes MTPPGSVRVIGGKWRRALIPVPDAPGVRPSPDRVRETLFNWLTPRIAGCTCLDLFAGTGVLGIEAASRGAGRVVSVDHDPTVVRALRALATRLGARELCVVRADALAFLAGAAMPCDLVFLDPPFSERLWQPCCEGLQNGGWLKPGAWVYLEAPRGPPLPLPAGWQVHRAGRAGQGQFCLALPAAICQ; translated from the coding sequence TTGACGCCACCGGGCTCGGTCAGGGTCATCGGCGGCAAGTGGCGGCGCGCGCTCATCCCGGTCCCGGACGCACCGGGGGTGAGGCCGAGCCCCGACCGGGTGCGCGAGACCTTGTTCAACTGGTTGACGCCGCGCATCGCCGGGTGTACCTGCCTGGACCTCTTCGCCGGCACCGGGGTCCTCGGTATCGAGGCGGCCTCGCGTGGCGCCGGGCGTGTGGTCTCCGTCGATCACGACCCGACTGTGGTGCGGGCGCTCCGGGCACTCGCCACCCGGCTCGGGGCGCGCGAGCTCTGCGTCGTGAGGGCCGACGCTTTGGCGTTTCTCGCCGGGGCCGCGATGCCCTGTGATCTCGTGTTCCTGGACCCGCCCTTTTCCGAGCGGCTGTGGCAACCTTGCTGCGAGGGATTGCAGAACGGGGGATGGTTGAAACCCGGCGCCTGGGTGTATCTGGAGGCGCCGCGCGGTCCGCCCCTGCCGCTGCCCGCGGGCTGGCAGGTGCACCGTGCCGGCCGCGCCGGGCAGGGACAATTCTGCCTAGCCCTGCCTGCCGCGATCTGCCAATGA